From one Oscillospiraceae bacterium genomic stretch:
- a CDS encoding zinc ribbon domain-containing protein — protein sequence MTCPNCRSTIPDNSRFCEFCGATIEQQAAYTSPAPISDTVYVSQFPQKAREIAAGPLMLWLAILFSAQFAFNVVASGLFSLALLITIPELIAYWMIYSNAKSTEPGNHSGLKLLRGYYNFIFVFMIVLSSIIVLAGIVGGIAISAIGNEVGGIAGAVVLVLAVTVLPIALGAACFILWAQRKYVRSLYDGVTADGKPQWSIFIAVLLFLAALNAFSSISNTLVLNSHYYTQMMGEMLTRLPPRLSNYLSGLIGSLTGYKAVFGSLQALCSCGASVIAGVIVLKLKNAE from the coding sequence ATGACATGTCCAAATTGCAGGTCCACGATTCCGGACAACAGCCGGTTTTGCGAATTTTGCGGTGCAACCATTGAACAGCAGGCGGCTTATACTTCGCCGGCACCCATATCCGATACGGTATATGTGAGTCAATTTCCTCAAAAGGCCCGTGAAATCGCAGCGGGTCCCCTGATGTTATGGCTGGCGATTCTGTTTTCGGCACAATTCGCTTTTAATGTGGTGGCGTCCGGGTTGTTTTCGCTCGCTTTGCTCATCACCATTCCCGAATTGATCGCTTACTGGATGATCTATTCAAATGCCAAGAGCACTGAACCGGGGAATCACAGCGGATTGAAACTGCTGAGAGGGTATTATAATTTTATATTCGTCTTTATGATTGTACTCAGTTCAATCATCGTATTGGCCGGAATTGTCGGCGGGATAGCCATAAGCGCTATCGGCAATGAGGTCGGCGGGATTGCGGGCGCGGTTGTTCTCGTCCTTGCGGTTACCGTATTGCCGATCGCGTTGGGGGCGGCCTGTTTTATTCTTTGGGCACAACGGAAATATGTACGCTCGCTATACGACGGTGTCACTGCTGATGGGAAACCCCAGTGGTCAATCTTCATTGCAGTGCTGTTGTTCCTGGCTGCTTTAAACGCATTCTCCTCAATCTCAAATACGCTTGTGTTGAATTCACATTATTATACACAGATGATGGGTGAGATGCTCACTCGGCTTCCTCCCAGATTGTCTAATTATCTGTCAGGCCTTATCGGTTCTTTGACCGGATATAAGGCCGTGTTCGGTTCCCTGCAGGCACTTTGCAGCTGCGGCGCTTCGGTGATTGCCGGCGTTATTGTACTTAAACTGAAGAATGCTGAATAA